In the Phaeobacter piscinae genome, TCAGCAGGAACAATGTCGAGCTGAGGCCAAGTGCCACCGCAATCGGAACCCCGATCAGCAACAGCCCAATGACCATGGAAAACAATAGGACGACATCCATCAGTCGTGCTCCCCGCGCTGCGCCTGCACTTCGGCGATTTCGTCTTCGACCTCGTGGCTGGCCACCAGCCGGTCCACATCACCGCGCAGAATTTGCAGACCCGCCTGCACAAACCGCAGCACCATCAGCAGCATCGACAGCGGCAGCACCACATAGGGCACCACCTTGGGCAGTTTCTCATAGGAATCGCCGTAGTTGATCAAATCTTCCAAGAACCCAAAGAGCGCCACCATCGGCACATCCTGCACCTCGTAGAAACTCTGGCTCCGCGCCTTCATGTCGAAACCGGTGGGAAACCAGCGCCCGGAGGTCGGCGGCAGATCGGCAAAGACCGCCCAATAGTCATAGGCGCCCTTCAGCAGCAGCAGCGAGAACACCAGACAGCAGCCGACCGAGATCAGCCCGATCACCCGGCGCGCGCCCGGCGACACCATATTGAGGATCGCATCCACCCCCAGATGGGCGTGGACCTTCACCGCATAAGATGCGCCCAGCAGCACCAGCCAGGCAAACAGGGACACCGTCAGCTCCAGCGCCCATAGAATGTTGGAATTAAACACAAATCGCGCCACCACATTGGCAAATGTGATCAGGGTCATCAGCCCCAGCAGCAGCGCAATCAGCGTCTCTTCGAGTGTATTGATAAGCCCGGTCGGGCCAGGTTTTGCCCCCGCCATATCGCTCTCCCTCGATGTTTGGATAATGGGATACCGGCGCGGATGGCGCACCGTACAAATTGGGGCGGCGCGTCGTCGCGCCTGCCCCTGATCTTCAGGCCGCAGCCCTTACATGCCCGCGTTGATCGCCTGGGCTGCGTCGATCATGTCCTGACCCACGTCGCCTGCGAACTGCTCCCAGACCGGCTTCATCGCCTCAACCCAGGCCGCACGCTGCTCAGGTGACAGTTCACGCACCACGCCACCGGCATCGATGATCGCCTGACGGGCTTCGCCAT is a window encoding:
- a CDS encoding TRAP transporter small permease translates to MAGAKPGPTGLINTLEETLIALLLGLMTLITFANVVARFVFNSNILWALELTVSLFAWLVLLGASYAVKVHAHLGVDAILNMVSPGARRVIGLISVGCCLVFSLLLLKGAYDYWAVFADLPPTSGRWFPTGFDMKARSQSFYEVQDVPMVALFGFLEDLINYGDSYEKLPKVVPYVVLPLSMLLMVLRFVQAGLQILRGDVDRLVASHEVEDEIAEVQAQRGEHD